From the Acidovorax carolinensis genome, one window contains:
- a CDS encoding PLP-dependent aminotransferase family protein — MQFADRLNNVETSAIRELFKLLGKPGIISFAGGFPDSAMFDVDGIRAASNAALAEEPGAALQYGATEGYQPLREQLAAFMASKGAPDVAPDQLIVTTGSQQALDLLGKTMIGPGDKVIVEGPTFLATIQCFRLYGAEVISAPIDGDGVQVDALEQLIAEHRPKLVYLIPTFGNPSGATLSLARRKKVLELAVKYQTLVVEDDPYGDLYFGEAPPPSLLALSSEVPGSRALLAHCGSLSKVLSPGLRIGWLIAPPELLAKAVMCKQFSDAHTSTFAQATAAQYLKAGRMPATLANVRKVYAERAQAMCDALRKELGDAVEFVQPKGGLFVWLRLTGAGGKVADANVLAKSAIEKGVAFVPGTPFFAQNPDHATLRLSFATADVDKIREGVARLAQAL; from the coding sequence ATGCAATTTGCCGATCGTCTGAACAACGTAGAAACCTCTGCCATCCGAGAGCTCTTCAAGCTGCTGGGCAAGCCCGGCATCATCAGCTTTGCCGGGGGCTTTCCCGACAGCGCCATGTTCGACGTGGACGGTATTCGCGCTGCCAGCAATGCCGCTCTGGCCGAGGAGCCGGGTGCTGCCCTCCAGTACGGCGCCACCGAAGGGTACCAGCCGCTGCGCGAGCAGCTGGCCGCCTTCATGGCAAGCAAAGGGGCCCCGGATGTGGCGCCCGATCAGCTCATCGTCACCACCGGCAGCCAGCAGGCGCTGGACCTGCTGGGCAAGACCATGATCGGCCCCGGCGACAAGGTGATCGTCGAAGGCCCCACCTTTCTGGCCACCATCCAGTGCTTTCGCCTGTATGGCGCCGAGGTCATCAGCGCGCCCATCGATGGCGATGGCGTGCAGGTGGATGCGCTCGAGCAGCTCATTGCCGAGCACCGCCCCAAGCTGGTGTACCTGATCCCCACCTTTGGCAACCCCAGCGGCGCCACGCTGAGCCTCGCGCGCCGCAAAAAGGTGCTGGAGCTGGCCGTGAAGTACCAGACCCTGGTTGTGGAAGACGATCCCTATGGCGACCTGTATTTTGGCGAGGCGCCACCGCCCAGCCTGCTGGCGCTGTCCAGCGAGGTGCCCGGCAGCCGCGCGCTGCTGGCCCATTGCGGCTCCCTGAGCAAGGTGCTCAGCCCCGGCCTGCGCATTGGCTGGCTGATTGCCCCGCCAGAGCTGCTGGCCAAGGCCGTGATGTGCAAGCAATTCAGCGACGCGCACACCAGCACATTTGCCCAAGCCACGGCGGCGCAATACCTCAAGGCCGGCCGCATGCCCGCCACCCTGGCGAATGTGCGCAAGGTCTATGCCGAGCGCGCCCAGGCGATGTGCGACGCACTGCGCAAGGAACTGGGTGACGCCGTGGAGTTTGTGCAACCCAAAGGAGGCCTGTTCGTGTGGCTGCGCCTCACCGGTGCGGGCGGCAAAGTGGCTGATGCCAACGTGCTGGCCAAGTCCGCCATCGAAAAAGGCGTGGCCTTTGTGCCCGGCACGCCGTTCTTTGCCCAGAACCCCGACCACGCCACGCTGCGCCTGTCGTTCGCCACGGCCGATGTGGACAAGATCCGCGAGGGCGTGGCACGCCTGGCGCAGGCGCTCTGA
- a CDS encoding SlyX family protein, with protein MQDNNTRDARDIQQRLEGLEIKASFMEDLLDQLNLTIYRQQELIDRLTHEVIQLRQQAPEGGSNGPRNLRDELPPHY; from the coding sequence ATGCAAGACAACAACACCCGCGATGCGCGAGACATCCAGCAGCGGCTGGAGGGCCTGGAGATCAAGGCCAGCTTCATGGAAGACCTGCTGGACCAGCTCAACCTGACTATTTACCGCCAGCAGGAGCTGATTGACCGGCTCACGCACGAGGTCATCCAGCTGCGCCAGCAGGCGCCCGAAGGCGGCTCGAACGGCCCGCGCAACCTGCGCGACGAATTGCCGCCGCATTACTGA
- a CDS encoding NADPH-dependent 2,4-dienoyl-CoA reductase, whose translation MTSSASIAPPPGQALYPHLLAPLDLGFTTIQNRVLMGSMHTGLEDGRDLTRMAAYFRERAEGDVGLIVTGGFAPNIAGWAKPFAGTLATSGAAKRHRVVTDAVHGAGGKIALQILHTGRYAYHPLAVAPSRLQSPISPFTPFALSARGVERQIRAFVNCAVKAREAGYDGVEVMGSEGYFINQFLSQATNLRTDAWGGDYSHRMRLPVEILARMREAVGPDFIIIYRLSMIDLVPGGSAWDEIVTLGKAVATGGANIVNTGIGWHEARVPTIATSVPRAAFAWVTQKMKAEFAAAGITTPLVTSNRINTPEVAEAVLADGCADMVSMARPLLADAAFVKKAREGRADRINTCIACNQACLDHVFQNKTSSCLVNPQACHETELVYRPTSARKRIAVVGAGPAGLTAATVAAERGHEVHLFDAAVAIGGQLNMAKVIPGKEEFHEMLRYLATRVEDTGVHLHLNQRVQAADLAGCDEVVIATGVEPRDPKIPGQDHAKVLSYIDVLRHGKPVGERVAIIGAGGIGFDVAEFLTQGDHPSTTLDLPAWKAEWGITDPAEARGGLAPNGPRVTPPARQVTLLQRKKGKLGAGLGKTTGWIHRTTLKMKQVQMVSGVNYERIADEGLLVSYGDQREDPTWIACDTVVLCAGQVPLRSLAEALEAAGRKPHLIGGALEAGELDAKRAIDQAARLAARL comes from the coding sequence ATGACTTCTTCCGCCAGCATCGCGCCGCCACCGGGGCAGGCGCTGTACCCCCACCTGCTGGCACCGCTGGACCTGGGCTTCACCACCATCCAGAACCGCGTGCTCATGGGCTCCATGCACACGGGGCTGGAGGACGGGCGCGACCTCACGCGCATGGCGGCGTACTTCCGTGAGCGGGCCGAGGGCGATGTGGGGCTGATCGTGACGGGCGGCTTTGCGCCCAACATCGCGGGCTGGGCCAAGCCGTTTGCGGGCACGCTGGCGACCTCGGGCGCGGCCAAACGCCACCGGGTGGTGACCGACGCGGTGCATGGCGCGGGCGGCAAGATCGCGCTGCAGATCCTGCATACGGGCCGCTACGCCTACCACCCGCTGGCCGTGGCGCCCTCGCGGCTGCAGTCGCCCATTTCGCCGTTCACGCCGTTTGCGCTGTCGGCGCGCGGGGTGGAGCGGCAGATCCGGGCGTTTGTGAACTGCGCCGTGAAGGCGCGCGAGGCGGGCTATGACGGCGTGGAGGTGATGGGATCGGAGGGCTACTTCATCAATCAGTTCCTGTCGCAAGCCACCAACCTGCGCACCGACGCCTGGGGCGGCGACTACAGCCACCGCATGCGCCTGCCGGTAGAGATTTTGGCCCGCATGCGCGAGGCCGTCGGGCCGGACTTCATCATCATTTACCGTCTGTCGATGATCGACCTGGTGCCCGGCGGCAGCGCGTGGGATGAAATCGTCACGCTGGGCAAGGCCGTGGCCACGGGCGGCGCGAACATCGTCAACACCGGCATCGGCTGGCACGAGGCGCGGGTGCCCACCATAGCCACCAGCGTGCCGCGCGCAGCGTTTGCGTGGGTCACGCAGAAGATGAAAGCCGAGTTCGCGGCGGCGGGCATCACCACGCCGCTGGTCACTTCCAACCGCATCAACACGCCCGAGGTGGCTGAAGCCGTGCTGGCCGACGGCTGCGCCGACATGGTGTCGATGGCGCGGCCCCTGCTGGCCGACGCGGCCTTTGTGAAAAAGGCGCGAGAGGGCCGGGCCGACCGCATCAACACCTGCATCGCCTGCAATCAGGCCTGCCTGGACCATGTGTTCCAGAACAAGACCAGCAGCTGCCTGGTGAACCCGCAAGCCTGCCATGAGACGGAGCTGGTGTACCGGCCGACCTCAGCGCGCAAGCGCATTGCCGTGGTGGGCGCAGGACCCGCGGGCCTGACGGCCGCCACGGTGGCGGCCGAGCGTGGGCACGAGGTGCATCTGTTCGATGCCGCTGTCGCCATCGGTGGCCAGCTCAACATGGCCAAGGTGATTCCGGGCAAGGAAGAATTCCATGAAATGCTGCGCTACCTGGCCACGCGGGTGGAAGACACGGGTGTGCACCTGCACCTGAATCAGCGCGTGCAGGCCGCCGACCTGGCGGGCTGCGACGAGGTGGTGATCGCCACGGGCGTGGAGCCGCGCGACCCCAAGATCCCCGGCCAGGACCACGCCAAGGTGCTGAGCTACATCGACGTGCTGCGCCACGGCAAGCCGGTAGGCGAGCGTGTGGCCATCATCGGCGCGGGCGGCATCGGCTTTGATGTGGCCGAATTCTTGACACAGGGCGATCACCCGTCCACCACGCTCGATCTGCCCGCCTGGAAGGCCGAATGGGGCATCACCGACCCGGCCGAAGCGCGCGGCGGCCTGGCCCCCAACGGCCCGCGCGTTACGCCCCCTGCGCGGCAAGTGACGCTGCTGCAACGCAAGAAGGGCAAGCTTGGCGCCGGTTTGGGCAAGACCACCGGCTGGATCCACCGCACCACGCTCAAGATGAAACAGGTGCAGATGGTGAGCGGCGTGAACTACGAGCGCATCGCCGATGAGGGTCTGCTGGTGTCCTACGGTGACCAGCGCGAGGACCCCACCTGGATCGCCTGCGACACCGTGGTGCTGTGCGCCGGACAGGTGCCGCTGCGCAGCCTGGCAGAGGCGCTGGAAGCGGCGGGCCGCAAGCCGCATCTCATTGGCGGCGCGCTGGAGGCGGGCGAGCTCGATGCCAAGCGCGCCATCGACCAGGCGGCGCGGCTGGCGGCACGGCTGTAG
- a CDS encoding aldo/keto reductase, whose translation MQYRNLGKSNLQVSRLCLGTMMFGDQTPRDEAAAIVADAHAQGVNYIDTADVYTKGASETMLGELLRGQRHDWVLATKLGNKMSERMNESHYSRSWMLREVEASLGRLQTDHVDILYLHRDYNGMNLEEPLQALDAMLRAGKIRYWGVSNFRGWRITELVHLARQMGMPGPVVCQPYYNLLNRMPEVEILPACAHHGLGVTPYSPVARGVLTGKYLPGQPPVEGSRAARGDKRIAQTEWREESLQIAQTLQRHAQERGVTLAQFATAWVLAHPAVSSVIAGPRTLAQWQDYAPALGYAMTGEDEALVDSLVAPGHPSTPGYTDPAYPLDGR comes from the coding sequence ATGCAATACCGCAACCTTGGCAAAAGCAATCTCCAAGTCTCCCGTCTGTGCCTGGGCACCATGATGTTTGGTGACCAGACCCCGCGTGACGAAGCCGCCGCCATCGTGGCCGACGCCCATGCCCAGGGGGTGAACTACATCGACACGGCCGATGTGTACACCAAGGGTGCTTCTGAAACCATGCTGGGTGAGTTGTTGCGCGGCCAGCGCCACGACTGGGTTCTGGCCACCAAGCTGGGCAACAAGATGTCGGAGCGCATGAACGAGTCGCACTATTCGCGCAGCTGGATGCTGCGCGAGGTCGAGGCCAGCCTGGGGCGGCTGCAGACCGACCATGTGGACATTCTGTATCTGCACCGCGACTACAACGGCATGAACCTGGAGGAGCCCCTGCAGGCGCTCGATGCCATGCTGCGCGCGGGCAAGATCCGCTACTGGGGTGTCTCCAATTTCCGGGGCTGGCGCATCACGGAGCTGGTGCACCTGGCCCGGCAGATGGGTATGCCCGGGCCCGTGGTGTGCCAGCCCTACTACAACCTGCTCAACCGCATGCCCGAGGTCGAGATATTGCCGGCCTGCGCCCACCATGGCCTGGGCGTGACGCCCTACAGCCCGGTGGCGCGCGGTGTGCTCACGGGCAAATACCTGCCCGGCCAGCCACCCGTGGAAGGCTCGCGAGCCGCCCGGGGTGACAAGCGCATCGCCCAGACCGAGTGGCGCGAAGAGTCGTTGCAGATCGCCCAGACATTGCAGCGCCATGCGCAGGAGCGGGGCGTGACGCTGGCGCAATTTGCAACGGCCTGGGTGCTGGCCCACCCGGCGGTGAGCTCGGTGATTGCCGGGCCCCGAACGCTGGCGCAGTGGCAAGACTATGCGCCAGCACTCGGCTACGCCATGACCGGCGAGGACGAAGCGCTGGTGGACTCGCTGGTGGCGCCGGGCCATCCGTCCACGCCGGGATACACCGATCCAGCCTACCCGCTGGACGGGCGGTAG
- a CDS encoding DUF6172 family protein codes for MKKTFQLHIEGKNSDRVLDAVKHEIRKYIKRERGRPVPAGADFWDFDCKFGRSAETAEVAHLAALIGLIDGVAREGGAQFYVEILAKGGYRQARPASTGGEGDGGATTDDGNERGDGDGD; via the coding sequence ATGAAAAAAACTTTCCAGCTCCACATTGAAGGCAAGAACAGCGACCGCGTCCTGGATGCCGTCAAGCATGAAATCCGCAAGTACATCAAGCGCGAGCGCGGCCGCCCTGTGCCTGCCGGTGCGGATTTCTGGGACTTCGATTGCAAGTTCGGCCGCAGCGCCGAAACCGCCGAAGTCGCCCACCTTGCTGCCCTGATCGGCCTGATTGACGGCGTGGCCCGCGAAGGCGGGGCGCAGTTCTATGTCGAAATTCTGGCCAAGGGCGGATACCGCCAGGCCCGTCCTGCCTCGACGGGGGGAGAGGGCGACGGCGGCGCCACCACCGACGACGGCAATGAAAGAGGCGACGGCGACGGCGACTGA
- a CDS encoding DEAD/DEAH box helicase, which yields MPFSALGLSPALIHSATAMGFVAPTPIQEAAIPAILRGADVVGSAQTGSGKTAAFALPLLQLLQAGAPHTPRRVRALVLVPTRELAAQVGEVVRTLAQHLPQPVKVAVVFGGVSINPQMMGLRGGADVVVATPGRLLDLVEHNALQLASVNLLVLDEADRLLDLGFAEELQRTLALLPQQRQNLFFSATFPAAVQTLAEGLLTDPVRVAVADTPANEPSIAQRAIAVDASRRTQLLRHLVQEHQWSRVLVFVATQYAAEHVAEKLYKAGIFATPFHGGLSQGARKQVLQEFKDDRWQVVVTTDLAARGIDIAQLPAVVNYDLPRSAVDYVHRIGRTGRAGESGVAVSFVTADAEAHFRLIEKRQHLSLPREQIPGFEPTEVPPEATAASTGGIKGKRPSKKDKLRAAAAAAQAAKGQD from the coding sequence ATGCCATTTTCTGCCCTCGGTCTTTCTCCCGCACTCATCCACTCCGCCACGGCCATGGGATTTGTCGCGCCCACGCCCATCCAGGAGGCGGCCATTCCGGCCATCCTGCGCGGCGCCGATGTCGTGGGCTCGGCCCAGACGGGCTCGGGCAAAACGGCGGCATTCGCCTTGCCCCTGCTGCAGCTGCTGCAAGCCGGTGCGCCCCACACGCCGCGGCGGGTGCGTGCGCTGGTTCTGGTGCCCACGCGCGAACTGGCGGCCCAGGTCGGCGAAGTGGTGCGCACCCTGGCCCAGCACCTGCCCCAGCCCGTGAAAGTGGCCGTGGTGTTTGGCGGCGTCTCCATCAACCCCCAGATGATGGGCCTGCGCGGTGGGGCCGATGTGGTGGTCGCCACGCCGGGCCGCCTGCTCGATCTGGTGGAGCACAACGCACTGCAGCTTGCCAGCGTGAACCTGCTGGTGCTGGACGAGGCCGACCGCCTGCTCGACCTGGGCTTTGCCGAGGAACTGCAGCGCACCCTGGCGCTGCTGCCACAGCAGCGGCAGAACCTGTTCTTTTCGGCCACTTTTCCGGCGGCTGTACAGACGCTGGCCGAGGGCTTGCTGACCGACCCCGTGCGCGTGGCCGTGGCCGACACCCCGGCCAACGAGCCGTCCATCGCGCAGCGCGCCATTGCGGTGGACGCGAGCCGCCGCACGCAGTTGCTGCGCCACCTGGTGCAGGAGCACCAATGGAGCCGCGTGCTGGTGTTCGTGGCCACGCAATATGCGGCCGAACATGTCGCCGAAAAGCTCTACAAGGCCGGCATCTTTGCCACACCCTTCCATGGTGGCCTGAGCCAGGGCGCGCGCAAGCAGGTGCTGCAGGAGTTCAAGGACGACCGCTGGCAGGTGGTGGTGACCACAGACCTGGCAGCGCGTGGCATCGACATCGCCCAGCTGCCTGCGGTGGTGAACTACGACCTGCCCCGCTCTGCGGTGGATTACGTGCACCGCATCGGCCGCACGGGCCGCGCGGGCGAAAGCGGCGTGGCCGTGAGCTTTGTCACAGCCGATGCCGAAGCGCATTTCCGTCTGATCGAGAAACGCCAGCACTTGAGTTTGCCGCGCGAACAGATCCCCGGATTCGAGCCCACCGAAGTGCCACCAGAGGCCACGGCCGCAAGCACCGGCGGCATCAAAGGCAAGCGGCCCAGCAAGAAAGACAAGCTGCGCGCGGCAGCCGCGGCAGCGCAGGCGGCAAAAGGGCAGGATTAA
- a CDS encoding DUF2721 domain-containing protein: MNLAFDSSTITHSIQLSVAPVFLLTAVAGMIGAVAGRLARIIDRARVVENSARHSDDADFLQRARLELGYLRTRGRMANGCIGLLTLCGFLIGVTIILLFLGETTDFRGHTWALGSFLSGVLSFLLALVLFFVETVMATRILNFHMLRPPVPASAFSPAPATAPTPVNPQT; this comes from the coding sequence ATGAACCTTGCATTTGATTCGTCCACCATCACCCACAGCATCCAGTTGTCTGTGGCCCCGGTGTTTCTGCTGACCGCCGTGGCCGGCATGATTGGCGCGGTGGCCGGGCGGCTGGCGCGCATCATCGACCGTGCCCGCGTGGTGGAAAACAGTGCCCGCCACAGCGATGACGCTGATTTTCTGCAGCGCGCGCGGCTGGAGCTTGGGTACCTGCGTACCCGCGGACGCATGGCCAATGGCTGTATCGGCCTGCTCACGCTATGCGGTTTTCTGATCGGCGTGACCATCATCTTGCTGTTTCTGGGCGAAACCACCGACTTTCGCGGCCACACCTGGGCACTGGGTAGCTTCTTGAGCGGCGTGCTCTCGTTCCTGCTGGCCCTGGTGCTCTTTTTCGTGGAAACGGTGATGGCCACGCGCATCCTCAATTTCCACATGCTGCGCCCGCCGGTGCCTGCATCGGCATTTTCCCCTGCCCCTGCAACAGCGCCCACACCCGTCAACCCGCAGACCTGA